A segment of the Leclercia adecarboxylata genome:
TCAGGTCAGCCACTTCCTGCTCGGTGAAGCTGACGCCTGGGATCTGGGACAGCAGTGGCAGAATGGTCACGCCAGAGTGGCCGCCGATAACCGGAACTTCGAGCTCGGTTGGCTGCTTGCCTTTCAGTTCCGCCACAAAGGTGTTGGAGCGGATGATGTCCAGCGTGGTCACGCCAAACAGTTTGTTCTTGTCATACACGCCCGCTTTTTTCAGCACTTCTGCTGCAATAGCCACGGTGGTGTTAACCGGGTTAGTGATGATACCGATGCAGGCTTTCGGGCAAGTTGTTGCTACCTGCTGAATCAGGTTCTTAACGATACCCGCATTCACGTTGAACAGGTCGGAACGATCCATACCAGGCTTACGCGCCACGCCTGCGGAGATCAGCACAACGTCTGCGCCTTCGAGCGCCGGGCGCGCATCTTCACCGGAGAAGCCTTTGATTTTGACAGCCGTCGGGATGTGGCTCAGGTCAACCGCCACACCAGGGGTTACCGGGGCGATGTCGTACAGAGAGAGTTCTGAGCCTGCAGGCAGCTGAGTTTTCAGTAGTAGGGCAAGCGCCTGGCCGATACCGCCAGCAGCGCCGAGGACTGCGACTTTCATCCTAAACTCCTTATTATGGTGAGCTAACTTTCTGTTACTCCGTCGCGGCGACCTTAATTCAGCAGATCAATAATTACAATCTTCATAATGTGAGAATTAGCGGTCACGCGCTTTTCGCCTCTGCCGGAAGACTATCGGGCGTTATGCGATAACTAAGCAACGAATTAAGAGGGGATTACAATACACCCTCGCCAGCCACCAAAACAACATCAATTTGATAACATTTAATTTACTTTTAACCTTATTTGCGAGGCGTGACGCAGGCATGTTCCTTGATAACGAAATTTGATAAAATCACTCCCTTTCATAACATTATTTCAGCCTAAGATTGGGCAGATAGTTTGCATAAAAATTCATCCATGTGCATAATAATGTTGTTTCTACCGCTATATTTCGGGTGATTTATGCGAATCTCTTCTAAACAAGAAGAATTGGTTAAGGCGTTTAAAGCGCTGCTTAAAGAAGAAAAGTTTAGTTCTCAGGGTGAGATCGTCCAGGCCTTACAGGAAGAAGGCTTCGAAAATATCAACCAGTCGAAAGTCTCCCGCATGTTAACCAAATTTGGCGCGGTGCGTACCCGCAACGCCAAAATGGAGATGGTTTACTGTCTGCCTGCTGAGCTGGGCGTACCGACAACTTCAAGCCCGCTGAAGAATCTGGTGCTGGATATTGACTATAACGATGCCGTGGTGGTGATCCACACCAGCCCGGGCGCAGCCCAGCTGATTGCGCGTCTGCTCGACTCGCTCGGCAAAGCAGAAGGTATTCTCGGCACTATCGCCGGGGACGATACCATCTTCACTACCCCGGCCAATGGTTTCTCGGTGAAAGATCTCTACGAAGCCATTCTGGTGCTGTTCGAACAGGAACTCTGATCCCCCTGCCCTGCTGCGTACCGCAGCGGGGAATCTTCGGCTCCCGCCTCGTTTCTCCTTACAATCTGTTATCTGTGATTTAACAAATAGTGCGTTTTTCTGGTTCAATTCATTCATACAGTGGATGATCCGCTGCGCGACCGCACAAATAATCA
Coding sequences within it:
- the mdh gene encoding malate dehydrogenase — its product is MKVAVLGAAGGIGQALALLLKTQLPAGSELSLYDIAPVTPGVAVDLSHIPTAVKIKGFSGEDARPALEGADVVLISAGVARKPGMDRSDLFNVNAGIVKNLIQQVATTCPKACIGIITNPVNTTVAIAAEVLKKAGVYDKNKLFGVTTLDIIRSNTFVAELKGKQPTELEVPVIGGHSGVTILPLLSQIPGVSFTEQEVADLTKRIQNAGTEVVEAKAGGGSATLSMGQAAARFGLSLVRALQGEQGVVECAYVEGDGEHARFFSQPLLLGKNGIEERKSIGTLSAFEQQAMAGMLDTLKNDIVLGEEFVNK
- the argR gene encoding transcriptional regulator ArgR; its protein translation is MRISSKQEELVKAFKALLKEEKFSSQGEIVQALQEEGFENINQSKVSRMLTKFGAVRTRNAKMEMVYCLPAELGVPTTSSPLKNLVLDIDYNDAVVVIHTSPGAAQLIARLLDSLGKAEGILGTIAGDDTIFTTPANGFSVKDLYEAILVLFEQEL